In Saccharicrinis fermentans DSM 9555 = JCM 21142, a genomic segment contains:
- the ltrA gene encoding group II intron reverse transcriptase/maturase, with protein sequence MRKFDGTKFLFTRVKQNYSKGTGVDKMSFADIEKYGVSKFLKELQTELRTNTYRSQAVRQVEIPKEKKGEFRMLGIPTIKDRVAQMAVKMLIEPLWEADFITTSYGFRPKRGAQDAIKQIKQNIYDGHHFIYDADLSKYFDTIPHDKLFVLLKERISDKGILDIIEQWLTAPKQLKNGKLLSSTAGTPQGGVISPLLSNIYLHAFDRIVNNSKSKFSKANIRIVRYADDFVLMGTYYYSREILAHIDSLMTRMGLAINKEKTTILHVHKKSLFFLGFEFRVIRSKFAWNRKNYTNVRPSMKSRSKLFANIRELLAKRRHWKIEPLLYKLNSLLIGWLNYFSISKVTHIWETIKVIIKHLDYKLFKWLKSKGRKAHKSLRQRPYSTFVQSKRLLDLEKYARLKTLAKAQ encoded by the coding sequence TTGCGAAAATTTGATGGTACAAAGTTTCTATTTACAAGAGTAAAACAGAATTATTCCAAAGGCACAGGAGTTGACAAGATGTCGTTTGCAGATATTGAGAAATATGGTGTATCCAAATTCCTCAAGGAGTTGCAAACAGAACTTCGTACCAATACCTACCGAAGTCAGGCTGTTCGTCAGGTAGAAATCCCGAAGGAGAAGAAAGGTGAGTTTCGCATGTTGGGTATTCCCACCATAAAAGACAGAGTAGCACAAATGGCTGTTAAGATGCTGATTGAGCCACTTTGGGAAGCCGACTTTATTACTACTTCATATGGATTTAGACCCAAACGGGGGGCACAGGATGCAATCAAGCAAATCAAACAGAATATCTACGATGGACATCATTTCATCTATGATGCAGATTTATCGAAATACTTCGATACCATTCCTCACGATAAACTGTTTGTACTGCTTAAAGAACGCATCAGTGACAAAGGAATTCTGGATATTATCGAACAGTGGTTAACAGCCCCAAAACAATTAAAGAACGGAAAGTTGTTGTCGAGTACAGCAGGTACGCCGCAAGGAGGGGTTATTAGTCCATTGTTATCGAATATTTACCTACATGCTTTTGACCGAATAGTCAATAATTCAAAGAGTAAATTCTCCAAAGCAAACATACGAATTGTGCGTTATGCCGATGACTTTGTGCTTATGGGAACTTACTATTACAGCAGAGAAATATTAGCACATATCGATTCATTAATGACACGGATGGGGCTTGCCATCAATAAGGAAAAGACAACTATTTTGCATGTGCATAAGAAAAGCCTATTCTTTTTGGGGTTTGAGTTCAGGGTAATCCGCTCCAAATTCGCTTGGAACAGGAAGAACTATACCAACGTCCGCCCGAGTATGAAATCAAGGAGTAAACTCTTTGCCAACATTCGTGAGCTTTTAGCAAAACGTAGGCATTGGAAGATTGAACCTTTGCTTTACAAGCTCAACTCATTATTAATAGGTTGGCTTAATTATTTCTCTATAAGTAAGGTAACGCACATTTGGGAAACCATAAAGGTTATCATCAAACACTTGGATTATAAACTATTTAAATGGCTCAAAAGCAAAGGACGTAAAGCGCACAAGTCGCTTCGCCAGCGACCATACAGTACTTTTGTACAAAGCAAAAGGCTGTTAGACTTGGAAAAGTATGCACGCTTGAAAACCCTTGCGAAAGCTCAATGA
- a CDS encoding ATP-binding protein, translating into MFDRTIENTIKEKINSGKAIVVVGARQVGKTTLLNEILKDKDYLFLDADDPATRNLLQSPTTEQIRTFIGDYKYIFLDEAQRIAGIGLTLKIITDQFKKVQLFVSGSSSFDLGNELNEPLTGRKWEYELFPISWEEYENKIGFIKSEQQIENRLLYGLYPEVINNQGKERETLKNLVNSYLYRDILAFSDIRKPEVLDKLLQALALQMGSEVNYNEISQLIGINKITVQKYIDILEKGYIVFKLNSFSRNIRNEINSTLTDLLL; encoded by the coding sequence ATGTTTGATAGAACAATTGAAAACACAATAAAGGAAAAAATCAACAGTGGGAAAGCTATCGTTGTTGTTGGTGCACGACAAGTAGGAAAAACAACTTTACTAAACGAGATTCTAAAAGACAAAGATTATTTATTCCTTGACGCTGATGACCCTGCAACAAGAAATCTATTACAAAGCCCAACGACAGAACAAATTCGCACATTTATTGGCGATTACAAATACATATTTCTTGACGAAGCTCAAAGAATAGCAGGAATCGGTTTGACTTTAAAAATCATTACTGACCAATTCAAAAAAGTTCAGTTATTTGTAAGTGGTTCTTCATCATTTGATTTAGGAAATGAATTGAATGAGCCATTGACGGGCAGAAAATGGGAATATGAATTGTTTCCAATATCTTGGGAAGAATACGAAAATAAAATCGGATTCATAAAATCAGAACAGCAAATAGAAAACAGATTACTCTATGGGCTTTATCCCGAGGTTATTAATAATCAAGGTAAAGAGCGGGAGACTTTGAAAAATCTTGTAAATAGCTATTTGTATCGTGATATTTTAGCATTTTCAGATATCAGAAAACCTGAAGTCCTTGATAAACTATTACAAGCTTTGGCTTTACAAATGGGAAGCGAGGTGAATTATAATGAAATATCTCAACTGATTGGAATTAATAAAATTACAGTTCAAAAATACATTGACATCCTAGAAAAAGGATATATTGTTTTTAAACTTAATAGCTTTAGCCGAAATATTAGAAATGAAATTAATTCTACTTTAACAGATTTATTGCTTTGA
- a CDS encoding DUF4143 domain-containing protein, translating to MKQNRKIYFYDNGIRNMIIGNFNQLDLRVDKGALWENFLVSERRKQNMYKDTFAKMYFWRTKQQQEIDFVEESNGQITGFEFKWNNKKTRFPQNFIATYEAEGHVIDRNNFREFVKI from the coding sequence ATTAAGCAGAATCGGAAAATCTATTTTTATGACAATGGTATCCGAAATATGATTATTGGGAACTTTAACCAATTAGATTTGAGAGTTGATAAAGGCGCTTTATGGGAAAATTTTCTCGTGTCAGAAAGGAGAAAACAAAATATGTACAAAGATACTTTTGCAAAAATGTATTTCTGGAGAACAAAACAACAACAGGAAATTGATTTTGTAGAAGAGAGTAATGGACAAATTACTGGATTTGAATTTAAGTGGAATAATAAAAAGACTAGATTTCCTCAGAATTTTATAGCTACATATGAAGCTGAGGGGCACGTGATTGACAGGAATAATTTTAGAGAATTTGTAAAAATATAG